Proteins found in one Pseudorasbora parva isolate DD20220531a chromosome 11, ASM2467924v1, whole genome shotgun sequence genomic segment:
- the LOC137092734 gene encoding metal cation symporter ZIP8: MAGIPKAFTHVFIGFLITVISGLGANSLHQVFVKDIVAVYGENGSLDLNGISSLLDTIVQGKPLNPNIPLHAQCLSGEDILVHFGLQNLSHLTEEHLVTVCPALLNQAVLPPCSTEPPVIADPTELRIWGYGFLAVTIINLASLLGLTLIPVTKKTYFPKVLTYFIGLAVGTLFSNAALQLIPEAFGFDPKADGYVLQAVGIFGGFYALYFTEKILRMVLKPKDEHGHGHSHFHPSESVQQNGVFIVADTDFNFANGDKASITTEPPVEQGSCRWLRGRRLSSVKTVAWMISLSDALHNFIDGLTIGASFTVSVLNGFSTSIAIVCEEFPHELGDFIILLNSGLSIPQAIFFNLLSAMTCYVGLVLGILLGNAFAPNIIFAFAGGMFLYISLADMLPEMNMIASEQARSTKADIIFFVIQNAGLLTGFTLILLITLYGGNISLG, from the exons ATGGCAGGCATTCCAAAAGCCTTTACTCATGTGTTCATAGGCTTTCTAATAACCGTAATCTCAGGATTAGGAGCCAACTCTCTGCATCAGGTTTTTGTGAAGGATATTGTTGCTGTTTACGGAGAAAACGGTTCACTGGATCTCAATGGCATTAGCAGTTTATTGGACACAATTGTGCAAGGCAAGCCCTTGAATCCGAACATTCCTCTGCATGCTCAG TGTTTGTCTGGAGAAGATATTCTGGtgcactttgggctacagaacCTGTCTCATCTAACAGAGGAACATCTGGTCACTGTCTGCCCGGCTCTGCTCAACCAAGCCGTGCTGCCACCCTGTTCAACAGAACCTCCAGTCATCGCTGACCCCACAGAACTTCGCA TATGGGGATATGGCTTCTTGGCTGTTACCATCATTAATCTGGCCTCATTGCTGGGTCTGACTCTCATTCCTGTCACTAAAAAGACCTACTTCCCCAAAGTTCTCACCTACTTCATTGGTCTGGCTGTTGGCACACTCTTCTCCAATGCTGCTCTCCAACTTATTCCTGAG GCCTTTGGGTTTGACCCAAAAGCAGACGGCTATGTTCTCCAAGCTGTTGGGATCTTTGGTGGATTCTATGCACTGTACTTCACTGAAAAAATCCTGAGGATGGTCCTCAAACCAAAAGATGAG CACGGACACGGACACAGCCACTTCCACCCCTCAGAGAGCGTCCAACAGAACGGCGTCTTCATTGTGGCCGACACGGACTTCAACTTTGCCAATGGCGACAAAGCCAGCATAACCACTGAACCCCCAGTGGAACAG GGGTCTTGCAGATGGCTCAGAGGAAGACGGCTGTCCAGCGTGAAGACGGTGGCATGGATGATTTCTCTGAGCGACGCTCTACACAACTTCATTGACGGGCTGACCATCGGCGCCTCGTTCACGGTGTCTGTTCTCAATGGCTTTAGCACATCTATCGCTATCGTCTGTGAGGAATTCCCTCACGAGCTGG GCGActtcattatcctgctgaacTCAGGGTTGAGCATTCCACAGGCCATCTTCTTCAACTTGCTGTCTGCAATGACCTGCTACGTGGGCCTGGTGCTGGGCATCTTGTTGGGCAACGCTTTTGCTCCCAACATCATCTTTGCCTTCGCAGGTGGCATGTTCCTTTACATATCCTTGGCTGATATG TTGcctgaaatgaacatgattgcCAGTGAACAAGCACGGAGCACGAAGGCCGATATCATTTTTTTCGTAATCCAGAATGCTGGACTGCTGACAGGATTTACCTTGATTCTTCTAATCACATTGTATGGTGGGAACATTAGCCTGGGCTGA